ACTTTGCCTCAAGCAAATCAGCTTGGTAAGACTCAATAGTCCTGGGGCTGTAATGCCGCTCATTTTGCAAGTAACTAACAAAACTGGATAATCCTTTATCTAGAGCATTATTCATTTTGGGTTAAGACTGCTTCATTGAACTGCGCTAAACTTGCTAGTGCTCGTTCACTAATCTTTTCATGGCGCTCACGTTTATTACGGATTTTTTTACCCTCAAGTCCTGGAATTAGGGCAAAACTTGCATTCATTGGCTGAAAATGCTTGCTACTAGTTGTTGTAACATAATTAGCCATTGAACCCAGAGCTGTATCTTTAGGAAAAGCAACTGTTAGTTCATTTTGTATGAGTCTAGCGGCATTAATACCAGCGACTAAACCACTTCCTGCACTTTCAACATAACCCTCTACTCCCGTCATTTGACCAGCAAAAAATAATCCTGGTCGTTTCTTTGCTTCATAACTTGCAGTTAGCACATCAGGAGAAGCCATATAAGTATTACGATGCATTTTACCATAGCGAACAAATCGAGCATGCTCTAATCCAGGAATCATCGAAAATACTCGTTTTTGTTCTGGATATCTAAGATGGGTCTGAAAACCAACAATATTGTACATTGATGCAGCTGCGTCATCTTGTCGTAGTTGCACCACCGCATATGGAATTTCACCTGTGTGAGGATTTTCCAAACCAACTGGTTTTAAAGGACCAAACAACATGGTCTTAGACCCACGTGCCGCCATAACTTCGATTGGCATACAACCTTCAAAAACATCTGCTTTTTCAAAGCCATGCATTTGTGCTGTTTCAGCATTTATTAATTCTCGTGTAAAAGCTTCATACTCAGCTTTAGTCATCGGACAATTAAGGTATGCAGCCTCTCCTCGATCATATCGCGACTTTTTGTAGACAATCTCAGTATTAATCGAGTCAGCTGCTACAATTGGGGCAGCCGCATCAAAGAAATGTAAACTGGTAGTCCCGGAAAATTGCTGAATTTGCTCTGCTAAACTATCACTAGTAAGTGGGCCAGTTGCGATAATAGTAATACCTGTTGGCGGTATTTGCGTGATTTCTTCATCATGAAAAGTTACGCTTGGTAATGAATGCAACTTTTCAGTTACATATGCACTAAACTTATCACGATCCACTGCCAAAGCACCTCCAGCTGGTACTTGAGTTGCATCAGCTGCTGTCAAAATTAGTGAATCAAGCTGGCGCATTTCTTCTTTTAGCAAGCCAACTGCATTGGAAAGTTGGTTTGAACGCATAGAGTTAGTGCAAACCAACTCTGCCAGATTTCCCGTTTTATGAGCAGGGGTCATCTTATTTGGTCGCATTTCATATAGGTCAACTTTAATTCCACGTTTGCCTAGCTGCCAAGTGGCCTCACTTCCGGCTAGTCCACCGCCAATTACTGTTACACTTTTAGGCATAAAAATTATTCCTTTACTATAAAATTATTTTTAAAGATAAGAATATCACCAAACCGTGAAGATTTGATGATATTAACATAAATTTAATTTTATTTTGCCATGGCTTCGTCCTTAGGTTCTTCTTTATAATCACCATTAGGACATTGAACGATTAAGCCTTTTTTGGTCTTTTTCTCAATTAAAAAGTGACCATCATTAGGGCACACTCTATTAATCGGCTTATCCCAAGAGACAAAGTCACATTCTGGATAACGGGAACAACCATAAAATTTCCGATTCCGTTTAGACTTCTTTTCAACGACATCCCCCTTGCCACATTTAGGACAAGTAACGCCAACCTTTTTAACAATTGCCTTAGTATTTCTACAATCGGGAAAACGTGAACAGGCATAGAATTTGCCATAACGGCCCATTTTAATCACCATTGGCGCGCCACAGATATCACAATTGAATCCTGCGGGCTCGTCTTTAATTTGGACTTTTTTAATATCAGCATCTGCCCGATCTAGTTCTTTTTTAAATGGATGATAATAATCATCAATTACTTTAACCCAATTTTTCTTACCTGCTTCCACACTATCAAGATCATTTTCTAGTTGGGCAGTAAAGTCAACACTAACAATATCTGGGAAGAACTTTTCGATTAAATCATCAACTATTTCTCCTAATTCCGTAGGAACAATTGCCTTGCCTTCGAGCTTAACATAGTATCGACGCTGGATAGTATCAATAGTTGGTGCATAAGTTGATGGTCGGCCAACCCCATTTTCTTCCAACGAGCGAACTAAGCTAGCCTCAGTATAACGGGCTGGTGGTAAAGTGAAATGTTGCTTATTATCTGACTTGTCTAACTTAACTAAATCACCTTCAGTTAAATCAGGCAGCTCAACATTTTTTTCTTGCTGATTATCATAGACCTTAGTAAATCCAGGAAACTTCATCTGTGAACCAGTTGTTCTAAAGATAACTCCATTTTGTTGAATATCTGCTCTAACAGTATCATAAACAGCTGGAGTCATTTCACTAGCTAAAAAACGTGACCAAATCAACTTATAAAGCCGGTATTGTTCAGTAGTCAATACAGATTTAAGAGACTCAGGAGTTCGATAAACACTAGTAGGTCTGATAGCTTCATGGGCATCTTGAGCGTCTTGCTTATTTTTAAAGTGTCTCTGACCCTTAGCAGCGTATTCCTGACCATATTTCTCATTTAAAAACTTGGATGCTTCCGCCTGTGCAACAGGTGAAGTCCGTTTAGAGTCAGTTCTCATATAGGTAATAAGTCCGACAGTTCCTTGTTTACCTAAACTAATTCCTTCATATAGCTGTTGAGCAATGCTCATTGTCCTACGAGTCCGATAGTTCAACCGTTTATTTGCTTCTTGTTGCAAAGTCGAGGTAGTAAAAGGTGCTGCTGGTTGCCGGCGGCGCTCACTTTTAACTACTTGGCTAACCTCAAAATATTGATCTTTAGTTATTTTGGCTAATACAGCTTGGACAGCATCATTGTTAGGTAGTTCTTGCTTCTTGCCATCAACTCCCCAAAACTGTGACTTGAATTGTTTACGACCTTTTTTAAATTCCGCTTCTATCGTCCAATATTCTTGAGGTTTAAAGTCTTTAATTTCTTTTTCGCGATCAATAACCAGCTTTAAAGCAACCGATTGTACCCGACCAGCACTTAGGCCTTTTTTAACTTTATCCCACAAAATAGGTGATAAAGAATAACCAACAATTCTATCTAAAATTCGGCGTGCTTGTTGAGCATCAACCGTATCCATATCGATTGCTCGGGGATGCTTAAAGCTATTCTTAACTGCATCTTTAGTAACTTCATTGAAAGTCACTCTATTTTTAGCAGTATCATCAAGATTCAAAGCATGAGCAACATGCCAAGCAATGGCTTCACCTTCACGATCGGGGTCAGAAGCCAAATAAACTTCTTTAGCTTTTTTTGCTTCAGCTTTTAATTCTTTGATCGTATCACCTTTACCTCGGATTGAAATATATTTCGGTTGATAATTGTTATCAAAATCTATTCCCATTTGCGATTTAGGTAAATCACGAATGTGACCCTTTGAAGCAATTACTCGATAATTACGACCTAAATATTTTTCAATTGTCTTGGCTTTAGCAGGTGACTCAACAATCACCAAAATTTTTTTATTCTTTTTTGGCTTTGATTTTGTAGGCATCAAAAGCCTCCTCATTAAATACTATTTTAAAAACACTAGATTGAGAATAGAATATTTTACAGCCACTTGTCAAATCTTTCTACAATTGTATTCCAAAATCAGTGATTGGCGTGGCGCCCACCTCGATCAACTTGTTAGGTCCAACTGACAATTCACTAGTGATAGGACCAGGAACAGCATAAACATCGCGATTTTCCTGTAAAGCTAGATTGGCAGTAATTAATGAACCTGACTTAGCTTTAGCTTCAGTAACAATTACGCCCTTAGCCAATCCCGCCAGAATCCGATTACGTTCTGGAAAACGAAATGGACGGGGTGGTGTATCAGGCAGATATTCACTTAAGATTAATCCTTCATGAGCAATTCGTTTTTGAACTCTTTGATTTTCCTGAGGATAGAAGTGATTAAGCCCATTACCAACAACCGCAATTGTCTGACCATGACTTTTAAGTGTTGCCTGATGTGCCATTACATCAACCCCTTTTGCTAGACCACTAGCAATTACAATATTTTGCTTAACTAATTGTGGAATTAAACTATCTAAAACCGATTGGCTATAGTTAGTTGCTAACCTAGCTCCGACAACAGTAAAAGTTTCAGCTTTTAACAAAGCCACATTTCCTTGTGCAAATAAGATTAAAGGCGGCTGATAAATCTGACGTAATTTTTCGGGATAGCTATCATCAAAAAAACTGATTACCTGACATTGCTGCTTAATTCGCTTAATTGTGTCATCTGCCTTTAAATCTCGATATGCGCTAATTGCTGCCGCTTTTAAACTGCTAGGCAAATCCATCTTCTCAATCATTGGAACATTGACTTCATCTTCGCCTAATTGACTGGCGATTTGTAACATCTTAACATAGCCAATGCCCTTTTGTAATTTTAAACGCAAAAGGAAATTTGTTGTTTTCATAAAAAAACCTCCTATTTACAATTACGTAAAAAGAAGGGATTCGATTTTAATCTTCAACAAAAAAATCACTTACAGGGGCAAAAGTTTTGCGGTGAATTGGAGTAGGTCCATACTTTTTAAGCGCAGCCAAATGTTTACTAGTGCCATACCCTGCATTATGGTCAAAATCATATTCAGGATAAATTTTGGCATAATCCGCCATTAACTTATCGCGGAAAACCTTCGCTACAATCGACGCTGCAGCAATCGAGTTTGACTTTGCATCACCCTTAATGAGTTCGACTTGAGGTATAGCAACTGGAACATTCATTGCATCAACTAACAAGCCATCAGGTTGACGATCAAGATTAGTAACTGCTTGTGCCATAGCTAATCTGTCTGCTTCATAAATATTAACTTCATCAATTACCTGGGCACGTTTTACTCCGATAGCAACGCTCACTGCTGTTTGTAAGATTTTAGGATAAAGCTCCAGGCGCTTGCTAGCACTTAATTTTTTGGAATCATTAACTTCAATTAAATCAAAATCAGCGTCAATTACCACTGCCGCAGTCACCACTGGGCCAGCCAAGGGACCACGACCAACTTCGTCTACACCAGCAACTACTTGGCCTTTGGCCCAAAAAGTTTTTTCATACCGAAACCTACTTAAAAAAGCGGCCTTTTTTTGTTGCAATTTTTCTTGGCGACGATAGTAACTCACTAGTAACTTTTGAACACCGCTTCTTGGATCATCAGCTAATGTTTGTAACTCAGTCTTACTAACTTGCTCAGTCATTAACAACTGCTTAATTTCATTTATAGTCATAGGCGGTCAAGGGTGATTCTACCTGCTTTGCCCTTACGCAGTCTTTGAAGTAAATATAGAGAAAAACGTTCATAATCATCGCGCATTCCATACATTTCTGTCATTGCTAAAAGCAAGTCAGTATCATTGATATTTTTAACTACTTCAGTGGATGAACGAGCAAACTTAACTAAATCGTTAAAATAGTACTTTCGCAAAAGTTGAACTAGGAACAGTGCCACATCATCTGCATGAAAAATACTATCTTTAATTGCTCCAAAAATAGCTAATTTGTACCCAACATCTTGATCGTCAAATTTTGGCCAAAGAATCCCGGGAGTATCTAAGATCTGAATATTAGTATTAGTCTTCAACCATGATTGGCCTTTAGTTACACCTGGTTTATTACCAACAGCTGCTACATTATGTCCAACCAAACGATTGATAATAGTTGATTTACCACAATTCGGTACACCAACCAAAGCAATTCTAATTACTGGATTCGACGCACCACGAGCTTCTAACTTTTGAACTTTTTTAGCAGCTAGCTTTTTTATCATGTGTACAATTGCCTGTACATTAGTATTATGCAGAGAATCCACTGCCATAACCAGTTTGTCCTTACCAGCTAATTTTTTCTGCCATTTTTTGGTCATAATCGGATCGGCCAAATCAGCTTTATTTAAAATAATCAAATGCGGCTTGTCTGCGACTAATTGTTCAATCATTGGATTTCTAGACGATTGCGGAATACGAGCATCCAGCACCTCAACTAACACATCAATTAACCCAAGTTTTTCCTCGAGCTGATTGCGCGCTTTATTCATATGTCCTGGATACCACTGAATTGTTGCCATTTTTTTGCCTTCTTTAACACTAAAAAAGCCCTAAAAAGAGCTACTCCTAATATGCCATTTTATCTTGATAATTTTGATAAGCTCGGTCAAAAATACTCATACTGGATAAGTAACCAGCATTTAACTCTAAATAATTGGACAGCTTATCATAATCTTGTTCCTGCTTAGGAAAAGTCTGATCATTTTGGGCATTATTTGCAAATTGTGCAATTTCATCATTAGAATCCGCATCCCGTTGTGTCATCAAAAACCGATAAAAACTTTCTCGATAAGCCAAATTTATTTACTCCGTATAATATAAAATTGCATAGGCACCCATTCCAGCATGTGTAGCAATAATTGGACTCGTTTCGCGCAATAAAACATCAATATTTTGATTGATTTCTCTAATCTTTTGTGCGAATTTTTTTAGTTCTTCAGGAGCACCACCATCCGCTACATAGGAAATACCTACTTCTTTGATTTTTTCTTTATTTGCGGCAATATCTGCTAAAATTCGATTATTGAAATTTAACGAAAACTTCTTGCCTCGTCCTTTTTTAGCCACTTTAAGCTGTCCATCGGGCATTTGCAATTCAATTCTAATATTTAGCATCCCAGCAACTTTACCAGCAAGTGGGCCCAACCTACCACCTTTGACTATGTTTTCTAAATTAACAATCATCATCTGTAAACGTTGGGTTTTCTGCATCTTTTGTAGATGTGTCAAAATTTGAGCTACAGATTTGCCAGCAGCAGCATCTTTTGCCGCAGCTAAAACTTGGAATCCTTCCATTCGATCCGTTAATTGTGAATCAACTAAATGGACCAATTCCTTTTTCTCACAAAGAGCTACTGCTTGCTTAGCAGCGTCAATTGTTCCACTTAAAGCTTTAGCTAAAAAGATTCCAATCACTTGACTACCGTCAGCAGTAAGTTCATTAATTGTGTCTACTAATCGACCAATCGATGGCTGACTAGTTTTCGGTAGTTCATTAGCAGTTTTCATCTTCTGAACAAATTCCTGCCTAGTAATTTCAACTCCATCTAAATAGGTCTCATTATCAATCGTTACCGATAAAGGCACCACTGTAATATTAAATTTTTTTATTTCCTCCGGTGTCAACTGCACGGAAGAATCGGTCATGATTTTTATCATCTCTGACAACGTGTTCGCCCTCAATTCTAAATTGCAATAACTTTATGCTAAAATATAAATTATATAGGTCATTATAGCAAAAAAAACTTAAAAATAAGAAATTGATTGGATCTTTTAGGATGAATTTACGGAAAATTTGGCAAGAACCACAAACTCAGTCAAAATACTACTACCTGCTAGACAATATTTTTAGTGCAATTACTCATGGCATTGGTTGTCTTTTAGCAATTGCTGGCTTAATCTTTTTAATCATTAAAGCCGCAGCAAGTGGCAGTATCCTTCGGATAGTAACTTTTACTATTTATGGAGTATGTTTGGTCTTACTGTATCTCTTCTCGACACTATTTCACAGTCTAATTTTTACTAGAGCACGCAATGTTTTCCAAATTTTTGACCATTCATCAATTTTTTTATTAATTGCTGGTACTTATACTCCGTACTCTTTAGTTGCTATCGGCGGAATTTGGGGTCAAGTATTATTCTGCTTGATCTGGTTACTTACGATTTTTGGAATTATTTATTATATCTTTAATCGCGGTAAACACACCATTTTAGATACTATTTTGTATATCGCAATGGGCTGGTTAATTATCCTTTCAGGTCCATATCTTTACGTTCGCCTTGGCTTAGTTGGCTTTTGGCTATTAGTTAGTGGCGGAATTGCCTACACTTTTGGCGCTATCTTATATACCATGAGAGGAATTCCCTACATTCACGTCATCTGGCATCTATTCGTTATGCTAGGTTCAAGCTTAATGTATTTCTCAATTTTATTCTTTGTTTAATTCAGTTAACCAGCTAAATATTCTTTTACAGCTTCTTCACTATTTTCTAGTTTTCCAGCAACTACCATTTTTTTGATCTCAGTTAATAGTTGTCCTAATCTAGGTCCCGGCTCGATTCCTGTTTTAATTAAAAAAAGGCCATCAACAGCTAGTTCAGCTGAAGTTTTGATTGGTAAAGCTAAATAGCGATCGACTAGAATCTCAGAATTAATTGGTTGTCCGAGAATACGTGCTACGTCGATAGTGCTAAATAAAATGTCCTGACCTGCTTCAAATAATTCAAAATCAGTTGGTGGCCGTTGCGAAATTATATCAAATAACGCTACAATTTGTTCGACCATAGCTGTCATGGCATTAGAATTTTTCCAAGCACGCATAAACTGCTTAATTTGGTCATCCTGCAACTTAAGCAAAATAATTATTATTGCCCAAAAACTCTGTTCATTGCTAGGATTAAATTCCAAACTTGAATAAATTTTCAATAACTCTTTGTGTCCAGCAAATCCAGGCACTTCTTCGCTTAGATTTGTATCTAAAAAAATTCGAAAGGCTTCTGCAGAAGACTTACCTGTCCCCAACTTAACAAATTCATCCCGAATACGCTCAATCGAAATTTGACTTAAAAGTTGATGATGATCAGCAATCGCCTGCTCAGTCTGTGGTTCAAGTTGAAACTTCAGTTGACTCATAAACCGCACTGCTCGCATCATCCGCAATGCATCTTCATTAAATCTTTGTTCAGGATTACCAACTGCTTTAATCAGACACTTATGCAAATCACCCAAGCCATCAAATAAATCAATAACTTCGCCATGTCTATTCATTGCTAAAGCATTAATGGTAAAATCACGTCGCTTAAGATCTTCACTTAGATTTTGCACAAAAGTAACATGATCAGGTCGTCGATAATCTTGATAACCTGATTCTGTCCTAAAAGTGGTTATTTCATAGCTTTGCCCATGATATAAAACAGTTACTGTGCCATGTTTGATACCAGTATCAATTGATCTAGAAAAAAGCTCCTTGACCTCTTCAGGATAAGCACTGGTAGCAATATCAATGTCATGGATCTGACGTTTTAAAAGTAAGTCACGCACAGATCCGCCGACAAAATAGGCTTCGAACCCAGCTTGTTCCAGTTTTTCTAGTACCGGTACTGCTACCGTAAAAATTTCTGGTAAATTATCTATTTTCATCATTTAATTAATCAACCCATTGATTATATTTATTTTTAATTAAGTAGCTTTATGGTTTTGTAGCAAAATTTTTGCTTACAACTTAACTTCACTAATGATTATATCGCTTTTAAAGACAGAACTCGACAATTTCTTAATAGGAATTTAGAACTTAAACCGTTAATCTGTTGTATAAATCCTGCATTTCTGTATCAGTAGGAGCAAGCTTCAAGTAACTTTCTAGCAATTGAATAGTGACCTCCGTTGAATTTGCTTCAGTTACAAAAAATTCAATCATTTGTCGTAAAAAAGTCGCATTTTGTTTAAATTCAGGATAAGCAAGCAAGAACTCACTTTTGGCCTGATCACTATTATCCAGCCGCTCATAAGATAAAGCCATATTCCAATGAATTTGTGGTTCTAGATCATCCTCAGCCATTTTAGCAAATAATTTGAGGTTTTCTTCATCACGTCGCTGATGTAAATATAAATTTGATAATTGCAACAGTAGGTCATCATTTTCTGGAGCGACTTTTAAGCCACGCTTCAGTAAATCTTCTGCTGTTGCCAGATCATCAATTTTAGTGGCTGCTCTGGCTCCTTGTGAATACAAAATCGGATCATATTCATTATAAGTCAAGCCAGTTTGCGCTGTTTGTAAAACTTGCTGATAGTCATTTAAGTGTTCGTAAGCTGTAGCCAACAATTGATAAGCATTCACATAATCTGGACTTTGCCCAATTACATCTTTTAAGTATGAAATTGCTTGATCATCTTTTTTAAGTACTAGCATAACTAAGGCCGCCTGATATTTGCTGTCAATATCAATAATATCGCCACTATGCTTTTCAATTACATCAGCTGCTGCTTCATAATTGCCAAGCTTAGCTAAGGTTTGAAACAATCGATTATTCAAATTTACTTCACTAAAAGTTTCTTGCCGCTCTAGTAGATCCTGATATCGACTTAGAGCTTGCTCATAATTGCCACTCAGATAGTCTAGCTCGGCTAAGCCAAATTTTATTGTATCTTCTTCAGGTGCAATCTTTAATGCCTTCATGAGCTTATTACGAGCCGTTTCGAGCAAGCCATTAGTTTGATAGTAATCAGCCTGCACTAACAAGCTCTCTAAGTATGCATCAGAATCTTCTGGTACATCATAAAGCAGAGTAAGACCGTCATCCTCTTGGCCATCATTTAATAAAATTTCAGCTAAATATACTTTAAATAAGTCTTCTCGGGGAAATTTAGCAATCAAGCTTCGATAAATCTCTTTAGATAAATCAGTCAAACCTAAACCCGTCAAGTTTTCAGCTAACGAAGCTAAAACTTCTGGTTCATCATTGTCCAATGCCTTCTTAAGTAGGACCTTTTCTTGTGAAAAATCTTGTTTCTCAATTGTTGATAGTAATTGTTCTGAATAACTCATCGTTAGTTTCTCCATTTATATTTTTAGATTAAAACTAAAAAAACGACAGCACCAGCCATCGTTTCTCTAGTAAAAAAACTATTAAATTATTTAACAGCTTCTTTCAAAGCCTTGCCCGGTTTAAATGCGGGAACGACACTAGCTGGGATTTCAATTTCATCACCAGTTTGTGGGTTACGACCTTTACGAGCTGCACGTTGCCGTACTTCAAAAGTTCCAAAACCAATTAATTGGACTTTTTCACCTTTAGCCAAATCATCTTGAATTGAACTAAAAATAGCGTCAACAGCAGTAGCAGCATCTTTCTTAGTTAATTTAGTTTTTGAAGCTACTTCAGAAACTAATTCTGCCTTATTTGCCATCTGGAAATTCACCTCCCAAAATTTAAACTCCAACTTGAAGTTTAACAGCTTTCTCCTCCAATGACGAGGAATGAAGAATAATGATTTTTATTCACCAGTCTTCCTTCACTCAAAATAGCACAAAAGCCTTGTCACAACAAGTTATTTTATCAAAAAATGTGTTTTTTAGCATTTCAATGGCCGAAGTTATTTTCGTTTACGGGCAATTATCTTAATTGGAGTACCCCTAAAGTCAAAATTTTCTCTTAATTGATTAATTAAAAATCGGCGATACGAAAAGTGCATCAATTCGGGATCATTAACGAACACCACAAAAGTTGGTGGATTAGTAGCCACTTGAGTCATATAATACACCCTTAGCCGTTTGCCCTTGACCATTGGAGTTGGGACTAGCTTACTAGCTTCTAGCAATAAATCGTTTAAAACACTAGATTGAATGCGTTGATTTTGATTATGATATACCTGCTTTACAACTTGCGGAATCTGCTCTAAATTTTGTCCAGTTTTAGCAGAAACAAAGATTATTGAAGCATAATCCAAATATTGAAACTCTTGACGAATAGTCTGTTCAAAGTCTTTACCACTATTACTGTTTTTCTTAGGTAGATCCCATTTATTAACAATGATTACCATTCCGCGACCAGCATCATGAGCATACCCTGCCACATGCTTATCTTGCTCGCGAATACCACTACTGGCGTCTAAGACTAGACAAACCACGTCTGAGTGCTCAATGGCTCCCATTGCGCGCATTACAGAATACTTCTCAGTCTTTTCATAAACTTTACCGCGGCGTCTAATTCCTGCAGTATCAACAATGCGATACTTAGTACCGTCTGCACCGACAAAAGGTGTATCGACAGCATCACGTGTTGTTCCTTCTTCATCGTTAACAATCACTCGCTTTTCACCGACCAAACGATTAACGATCGAAGATTTACCAACATTAGGGCGACCGATAATACTAAATGAAATCTGCTCGTCATTCTTTTTGGCCAAATCTTTAGGAAGTTCACTAACAACGCGATCAAGTAAATCACCAATCCCTGTCCCATGACTACTGGAAATTGGCACGGGATCTCCTAAACCTAAACTGTAAAAATCATAGATATCAGCACGTTGTTCTGGATTGTCAGCCTTGTTAACTGCCAAGATAACTGGCTTATCAGTTTGATATAACAGATGGGCAATACGTTCATCTAAATCAGTTAAATGATTAGCTACACTGGTTATCATAATAATCACATCAGCTTCATCGATTGCAATTTCTGCTTGCGCACGAATCTCATCTTCAATTCGACCGTTTTCCCAAGTAATACCACCTGTATCAATTAAATCAAACTTGTGCCCCATCCATTCTGCTTGCGCATAATTACGATCACGGGTAACTCCTGGCTTGTCTTCAACAATAGCTAAGCGTTCATTAATAATCCGGTTGAAAAGAGTTGATTTACCAACATTAGGTTGTCCAACAATCGCAACTACTGGTAAAACCATATTTTTCAGCCTCCTCTAATAAAAATAAAAAAGTCGGCTTCACAAAAGTCGACTTTTTTATCTAAGTTTAACGACGATCTTTTAGTTGATCACCAATCAGATCACCCAAAGCAAAGCCATTATCATCATTATTCATGTATTTCTTGTTAACAGAACTTCTGTTGTAAGAACCGTGTGAATGTGAGCCCTCATTATCAGAGCCTTTAGAATCAGCTGCCTTCATTGAAAGTGAGATCCGACGTTCGTTTGGATCAATGTTCAAAACCTTAACCTTAACAGTTTGGCCGATTTCTAAAACATCACTAGGCTTATCAACATGCTTATATGAAATTTCAGAAACATGAACTAAGCCTTGAATACCATCGGCAACTTCGACAAAGGCACCAAAGTTAGTTAGTGACTTAACTTCACCCTCGAAAATGTCACCTTCATGTAATTCAGCCGTTGCTTGTTCAAACGGAGAAGGTTCAGTTTGCTTAATTGAAAGGGAGATACGATGTCTGTCATCATCAATACCAATAACTTTAACTTTAACATCTTGACCAGCTTTTAAGACATCACTAGGCTTATCAACATGCTTATATGAAATTTCGGAAATGTGGACTAAACCATCTACACCACCAACGTCAACAAATGCACCGAAGTTAGTCAAACGAGAAACTTTACCTTCAACGACATCACCAACAACTAGTTGTGATGCAACATTATCAAAGGCTTCTTCACGTTCTTCTTCAATTAAATCCTTATGAGAAAGAATTAACCGATTCTTGCTTGGATCGATTTCAGTAATCTTAAGTTTCATTGTTTTACCAATGTATGGCTTAAGATCTGAAACGTAACGGTTAGAAATCAATGAAGCTGGTAAAAATCCTCTAGTACCAACATCAACTAATAAACCACCACGAACTGATGAAGTTACAGTACCTTCAATAGCATTTCCTGCTTCAAAGTCCTTTTGTAACTCATCGTAAGCTTCTCTTTCTTTCAAGCGGGTAACTGAAAAGAAGAATTCACCATTTTCCTTGTCACCACCAGCTTTTCTCAAAACTAAAGCTTTGAATTTATCTCCTGGCTTAACAAGTTCACGTAAATCGGCATTGCGATCTGAAGTGTATTCACGACGAGGAACGACACCTTCAACACCGGCGTTTTCTACCCCAACATCGATCTGACCATCTTCAACGTCTAATACTTCGACATCGACAATATCTCCGACCTCAACTCCTTGCATTTGCTTCAATGCATCTAAAAATTGATTACTGTTTTCTGACATTATTTACCTCCCAATATCATAAATCTAATTCTAAATGAAACTGAGATATTTTTCTACTGTTTTAACCCTTTTTTTTAGTTTTTTTTGA
This DNA window, taken from Lactobacillus sp. ESL0684, encodes the following:
- a CDS encoding ribonuclease HII, with translation MTINEIKQLLMTEQVSKTELQTLADDPRSGVQKLLVSYYRRQEKLQQKKAAFLSRFRYEKTFWAKGQVVAGVDEVGRGPLAGPVVTAAVVIDADFDLIEVNDSKKLSASKRLELYPKILQTAVSVAIGVKRAQVIDEVNIYEADRLAMAQAVTNLDRQPDGLLVDAMNVPVAIPQVELIKGDAKSNSIAAASIVAKVFRDKLMADYAKIYPEYDFDHNAGYGTSKHLAALKKYGPTPIHRKTFAPVSDFFVED
- the trmFO gene encoding methylenetetrahydrofolate--tRNA-(uracil(54)-C(5))-methyltransferase (FADH(2)-oxidizing) TrmFO, translating into MPKSVTVIGGGLAGSEATWQLGKRGIKVDLYEMRPNKMTPAHKTGNLAELVCTNSMRSNQLSNAVGLLKEEMRQLDSLILTAADATQVPAGGALAVDRDKFSAYVTEKLHSLPSVTFHDEEITQIPPTGITIIATGPLTSDSLAEQIQQFSGTTSLHFFDAAAPIVAADSINTEIVYKKSRYDRGEAAYLNCPMTKAEYEAFTRELINAETAQMHGFEKADVFEGCMPIEVMAARGSKTMLFGPLKPVGLENPHTGEIPYAVVQLRQDDAAASMYNIVGFQTHLRYPEQKRVFSMIPGLEHARFVRYGKMHRNTYMASPDVLTASYEAKKRPGLFFAGQMTGVEGYVESAGSGLVAGINAARLIQNELTVAFPKDTALGSMANYVTTTSSKHFQPMNASFALIPGLEGKKIRNKRERHEKISERALASLAQFNEAVLTQNE
- the dprA gene encoding DNA-processing protein DprA translates to MKTTNFLLRLKLQKGIGYVKMLQIASQLGEDEVNVPMIEKMDLPSSLKAAAISAYRDLKADDTIKRIKQQCQVISFFDDSYPEKLRQIYQPPLILFAQGNVALLKAETFTVVGARLATNYSQSVLDSLIPQLVKQNIVIASGLAKGVDVMAHQATLKSHGQTIAVVGNGLNHFYPQENQRVQKRIAHEGLILSEYLPDTPPRPFRFPERNRILAGLAKGVIVTEAKAKSGSLITANLALQENRDVYAVPGPITSELSVGPNKLIEVGATPITDFGIQL
- the topA gene encoding type I DNA topoisomerase; protein product: MPTKSKPKKNKKILVIVESPAKAKTIEKYLGRNYRVIASKGHIRDLPKSQMGIDFDNNYQPKYISIRGKGDTIKELKAEAKKAKEVYLASDPDREGEAIAWHVAHALNLDDTAKNRVTFNEVTKDAVKNSFKHPRAIDMDTVDAQQARRILDRIVGYSLSPILWDKVKKGLSAGRVQSVALKLVIDREKEIKDFKPQEYWTIEAEFKKGRKQFKSQFWGVDGKKQELPNNDAVQAVLAKITKDQYFEVSQVVKSERRRQPAAPFTTSTLQQEANKRLNYRTRRTMSIAQQLYEGISLGKQGTVGLITYMRTDSKRTSPVAQAEASKFLNEKYGQEYAAKGQRHFKNKQDAQDAHEAIRPTSVYRTPESLKSVLTTEQYRLYKLIWSRFLASEMTPAVYDTVRADIQQNGVIFRTTGSQMKFPGFTKVYDNQQEKNVELPDLTEGDLVKLDKSDNKQHFTLPPARYTEASLVRSLEENGVGRPSTYAPTIDTIQRRYYVKLEGKAIVPTELGEIVDDLIEKFFPDIVSVDFTAQLENDLDSVEAGKKNWVKVIDDYYHPFKKELDRADADIKKVQIKDEPAGFNCDICGAPMVIKMGRYGKFYACSRFPDCRNTKAIVKKVGVTCPKCGKGDVVEKKSKRNRKFYGCSRYPECDFVSWDKPINRVCPNDGHFLIEKKTKKGLIVQCPNGDYKEEPKDEAMAK